Sequence from the Catenuloplanes indicus genome:
GGCCCGGTCGACCAGGTCGGCGAGCTGCTCGATGTGGTCGACCGTGTAGAAGCAGGCCTCGTCACAGATCAGGTAGTCGACCTTCCCGTACGCGAGATCCCACAGGTTCAGGTCGTCGGTGACCTCGATCGCGTCCTGCGCCAGGCCGATCCGGGTGGTGACCTTCGGCCCGAGCGAGCGGTCGTTGCGGGTCAGCACCAGGCCGCGGCGCCCCTGCCGGCCGTGGTTGTGGTGCATCTGCAGCGCGAGCGTCGACTTGCCGCAGTCCATCGGCCCCCAGTAGAACGTCAGCCGGGCGCCGTGCCCGTTGCCGCCGAGCCCCGGCAGCGGGGAGTGGGTGGTCGCGAGCGCGGAGTCGTTCTTCACGGCCGGTGAGCATAGCCGGTGACAGGTAGGCCGCCCGGCGACACATAGACGGGTGAGACCCCTGTTCGCCACGCCGCCGGAGGCTTCCGCACGGGACCACCGGACTCCGACGCTCGGGACGACGCCTGGTTCAGCACCGTTTATACAGATTTACCCCGCAAATCGCACGGTACGGCGTGCGTCACCCGCCGGACGGCAGTCCACGGCCTGACCGGCCGGGACGTGTTCGTGATCACCTGACGCCGCCGCACCCAGGTTTCCCTGCCCGGCCGTACGGCGTGGCCCGCCGGGTCCTGGCCAGGCGCCGCCGGACCGGCCGGTCCCGGTGGCCGGCCCGCCGGACCGCGCCGTCTCGACGAGCCCGCCGACGTCCTCGGTCTGCGCGCCCGCACCACCACCGGCGGGCGGGCCCGGTGAGCGGGTTCCCCGGCGGCACCGGGGAACCCGAACCGGTCAGGCGGTCTCGGCCCGGTGGTTGCGGATGATCTCGGCGTACCGGTGCCCGCTGTTCTTGATCGTGCGGACCTGGGTGTCGTAGTCGACGTGGACCAGGCCGAAGCGCTTGTCGTAGCCGTACGCCCATTCGAAGTTGTCCAGCAGCGACCACGCGAAGTAGCCGGCCAGCGGCGCGCCCTGGGCGACCGCGGACGCGCACGCGGCCAGGTGGTCCTCGAGGTACGCGGTGCGCTGCTTGTCCTCGACCGTGCCGTCCGCGCCGGGCGTGTCCGCCCACGCCGACCCGTTCTCGGTCACGTAGATCTTCTCGGCGCCGTACTCCCGCGTGACGCGCAGCAGCAGCTGCTCCAGTCCGTCCGCGTAGACCTCCCAGCCCATCGCGGTCTCCAGCGCGCCGTCGACCGGCACCTGCCGGCCGTGC
This genomic interval carries:
- a CDS encoding thymidine kinase, translated to MKNDSALATTHSPLPGLGGNGHGARLTFYWGPMDCGKSTLALQMHHNHGRQGRRGLVLTRNDRSLGPKVTTRIGLAQDAIEVTDDLNLWDLAYGKVDYLICDEACFYTVDHIEQLADLVDRAGVDVFAFGLASDFRSRLFPASQRLFELADEVHRLQVEVLCWCGRRGHLNARIVDGEIVRAGEQVVIGDTASHAEVRYQVLCRHHHRSGTLD